The Aestuariibaculum lutulentum genome segment ACTGAGTTAAACTGGAAAATTAAGATGAAAAAGATTAAACCAAGACCGGTAAAGAACGCACCAACAAGGAATTTCATTTGTTTGTTTTGTTCTTCAATTTGTCCTGTATAATCTATTTTAATGCCATTAGGAAGACCTTCGTAGCTCTTCATTTCATTTTGAATTTGAGCAACAATAGCACCTGCATCGGTAAATCCTGGTGATAATGCCGAATATACAGTTACCACACGTTTAGTGTCGATATGTTTAATGGCACTAAATCCAGAAGTGTTTTCATGACTTGCCACTGCAGAAAGTGGAATTTCTTTAAGCTGACCTGTGTTTGTTCTAAACGTAATATTCTGATTGAATAGGGCACTTGTATTATATCTGTTGGCTTCGTTAAAACGTACATAAATATCGTAGTCGTCGCCATCTTCTTTATAGATACCTGCCTTAGATCCAAATATAGAGTTACGTAATTGTTGTCCTATTTGCGCAGCACTAATGCCTAATTCACCGGCTTTTTTCCTGTCGATAGTAACTTTCATTGATGGCTTATCTTTATTTACATCAATTTTAAGTTCGTCGATACCAGGAATATTTTTTCCGTTAATAAACTGGCGCATATTCTCGGCAGTTGCGATTAATTCATTGTAATCATCACCTTCAATTTCAATGTTAATCGGGGCTCCGGCAGGTGGTCCCTTGGCGTCTTTTTCAACCGAAATTAGAACTCCTGGATAAACACCAACTAAGCTTTCCTGTACTTTTTGACGTAATAATTCACTGTCTGCTCCACGACGGTATTTGTATTCGCGCATGGAAGCTGTGATTTTTGCTTTATGAGGCATTTCGGCAGCCGAACCACCATCGGTTTGTGGGTTTCCGGCACCTTCACCAACTTGAGAAACAGCGCTTTCTACTAAGAAATTGTAATCGCCATCTTTATATTGATTATCATCTAAAACCTTATAAACACGATTTTCAATTTCCTTGGTTATGGCATTGGTTTTTTCAATTGCTGTACCCTGCGGATATTCAATGTAAACAATGATTTGATTTGGTCTGTTATCTGGGAAGAACTCCACTTTTGTGCGCTGTGCTTTTAACGACATTCCAAATGCTATGAATGAAATGATTAATAAGGAGAATGTACCAATACTAATAATATATGGCATTTTTCCTGAAAGCGCCCAACGCAATTGTTTTTCATATAAACGCTCCAGTTTTACCAAGGTGTGATTTTGGAAATGGTTGGCGGCTTTACGTAAAAACAAACGGTAAATCCAAAGTAATCCAACTGTTACAATCATTAAGGTTCCTAAACCTCGATAAGCACCACCGGTAAAGACCACTATTAAACCAAGAACTAACATTATAATCGACATTCTTATAATGCGTTTTAAAGGCATGTCTTTATCTTCAATAGTCATGAATTCTGATACCATTACCGAGTTAAAGAAAATGGCAACAAATAATGAAGATCCTAATACAACCGATAGTGTAATAGGTAAAATCATCATGAACTCACCCATAATTCCCGGCCATAATCCTAACGGAATAAAGGCGGCTACGGTTGTTGCTGTAGAAATGATAATAGGGAACGCAATTTCACCAATACCTTCTTTGGCAGCACGCATTCGGCTCATGCCTTCTTCGTCCATTAAACGGTAAACGTTTTCAACAACCACAATACCGTTGTCTACCAGCATACCAAGCCCCATGATTAATCCGAAAAGTACCATAGTATTTAAACTATATCCCAATCCGTTAAGAATCATAATAGACATAAACATCGACATCGGGATGGCAAAACCAACGAAAATGGCATTCTTAAATCCTAAGAAGAACATTAACACAGTAACTACTAAAAGTACCCCGAAAATAATGTTGTTTACTAAATCGTCTACCTGACCAATAGTTTTTTCAGACTGGTCGTTTGTTATCGTTACTTTTAAGTCTGCTGGAAAAACATTTTCAACGGCATCTTTAACAATAACCTGAATTTGTTCTGAAGCCGCAACCATGTTTTTACCAGCACGTTTTTTAACGTCCAGCATCACTACAGGAGCACCAAATTCTCTGGCGAAGGTGGTTTTGTCTTCTTCTTTAAATTTTACTACGGCTACATCTTTTAAGTAAATGGCATGACCATTTTCAGATTTAACAACGAAGTTTTCAAGCTCTGAGGGTTTTTCAATTTCACCAATAATACGAATGGTTCTTCGTTGTCCGCTGGCTTTTAAATTACCTGCAGACATGGTCATGTTTCCGTTGTTAATAGTATTGATAATATCGCTGAAGGTTACTTTGGCAGCCATCATTTTATAAATGTCTACGGCAACTTCAACCTCTTTTTCCTGAGCACCACGAATATCAGCTTTTTTAATTTCAGCTAAATCTTCAATTTCATCCTGTAAATGCTCGGCGTATTCTTTTAATTTTTCAATAGGATAATCGCCGGAAATATTAATGTTAAGAATTGGCATTTCTTCCGAAAGGCTCAACTCAAAAACATCCGGTTCTACTTTCGCACCATTAAAAGTAGGCCAGTCTTCGCTTGAGGTTTCCTGATCTATCTCGTCTTTTACCTTTTGTTTGGCGGCTTCAACCGAAATATTTTCGTCGAATTCTACCATTAACATACCGTAATCTTCCTGAGATGTTGAGGTAATTTCAACCACATTACTTACGGTTTTTAAGCGGTCTTCCAGAGGATCGGTAATTAATTTTTCTATGTCTTCGGCTGTATTTCCGGGGAAAACAGAACTGACGTAAATTTTAGTTTCATTAACTTCAGGGAAGCTTTCTCGCGGCATATCGAAAAAGGCCGCAACTCCTAAATAGAAAATGACAAGAATAAGCACGTACATCGTGGTCTTATTGTCTATCGCCCATGAAGAAAAACCAAATTCTTTATAGATGCTTTTTTTGTTTTTTGACATTACGTGTTTGGTTTAGTAGTTAATGATTTCAACTGTTTGTCCGTCTTTAACGCTACGTGCACCTTCCTGAACAATTTCAGTTCCGTTCTCTATACCACTTAAAACCTCAATAACATCGCCTTGTGTTTTGCCGGTAGTAATAATAACACGGTTTGCTACGCCAATATTTTTATCGTTTTTATCTGAGATAACGTAAACATATTGTTCGCCATTTGCATTCTCTGAAATGATACTTTGTGGAATTAATAAGGCGTTTTCGTTAGTATAATCGTTAATTTTTAGTCTTGCCGTTAAGTTAGGCTTGATAGACTTGTCCTTATTTGGAATACCAACTTCCACTTTAAACGTACGGTTGTTTGGGTTGATATAATCTCCGGCCTGACGTACTTTAGTCTCAATGGTTGTTCCTAAAATAGGAAAGTCTACAATAACGTTTTTACCTTTGGTAACATCGGCAATATAACGTTCCGGAATATCGGTTTCAATATACATATCGTCAAGGTTAACCAAACGCATTAATTGCGTTTGCCCGGCTGCTACAACACTTCCCTGTTCTGTAATAACATCGTCAATAGTTCCTGAGAATGGTGCTCTTACTGTAGTTTTTGCGATTTGTTGCTCTAATTGGCTTACCGCTTCTTCCTGAGATTCGTAAGTTGATTTAGCTTGTAAATACTGAATTTCACTACCAATGTTTTGTTCCCATAAACGCATTTGGCGTTCGAAAGTGGTCTTAGCCAAATCGGCTTGAATTTTAAGCTGTGCTAATTGCTGACTTAAACCGCCATCATCAATTTTTGCTAACAGTTGCCCTTTGCTTACTTTTTGTCCTTCCTTAACGTAAACGTTAGTTAAAATACCGTTATATTCTGGCGTGATGACTAATAAATTTTTAGTAGTCACGTTACCTTGAATTTCTAATGTATGATTAAAAACTTCGGTCTCGGCCTTAAAAGCTGTAATTAGAGGGACGTGTTTTACCGTGTCTAATTTTGAAATAGCTTCGTCTAAAAGTTTAATTTTTGAATTTATAGTTTCCTGATCGTTAACAAGCTCGGCACGTTTTGCACGAATGGTTGTTAGGTTGTTGCTCTCTAAAACTTTTTCAACAGAGTTTCTTTTCTTTTCGCCTCCACAAGAGACCAATAGAATACTTACGATGAATAATGAATATATCTGTTTCATTTGAAATTGAAATTTTCTTTTGATTGATTAATTTATTTGAACTGTATTTAGGATGGTTTCTAACTCTGCTTTGGTGTTAATAACGTCTAGCATGGCTTGAAGAAACTCTTGTTGTGCGTTGTATAACTGCGTTTGTGCCTGGCGTAAATCGAAACTTGAACCAATACCTTCAAAAAATTTGGTTTGGTTTTTACTTTCAATACGCTCGGCAAGATTTAGGTTTAGTTTTTTATTTTCATAATCTTCAATAGCGAACTGGTATTCACTTTTAGCCGATGCGATTTGAAGTTTTAATTGTTGTTCGGTTTCCTTTAAATCGTTTTCTGCTTTTTCAAGATCGATTTTTACACGCGCTGTGGCAGCAGTTCTTCCTAAAGAACTAAAAATAGGAATGTTTAAACTTACTCCAAACAACGAAGTTCCAAACCATTCCTGGTCTTTACTTAAAAAATTAAAACTATTTGAAAATCCCGAATATCCGCCGTTTAAAAAGGCGTTAAGTGTTGGCATGGCTTTACTTTTTTCTAATTTCAAAAGTAATTCCTGTGACACTTTTGAATTTTCAGCAATTTTATAATCAATGTTGTTTTCTACATTTTCTTCAGTGCTTAATAACGATAAACTAATGTTTTGAGCCGTTAGCATTTCCAGCTTGTCACTTAATGTAGTTTTAGCGTTAATATCAATGCCTAAAGTAATGTTTAGCATTTGGTAAGCTAAGACCTTTAAACGCTCTGTTTTGTTTAGATTACTCATTAAGCCGGAAAGGGTAATTTGTAATTGCTCTACACTTTCTTCCTCTTCCAAACCATTTTCAAACATTTTAGAAGTGTCGTTAACATTATCCTCTAAAATTTTACGGTCTTTGTTTAAAAGTATTAAACTTTCTTCTGCTAATAGCACATTTCCGTAAGCGTTAATAACGGCTTTTCTAATTTCTAAATCCGTTTTTTGTTTGGCATTTTTAGAAATATCTAAATATACTTTAGCTGATTGTAAACCTACAATATACGACCCGTCAAATATTTTTTGAGTGATGGTTGCTGTGGCTGTCATGTTTTGTTTTGTTCCAAAAACAACTTCTTCAAACTCGCCAGGGTTACCTCCAAAAGCTTCTGCTGGAATTAAAGAGACCTGTTGTTTTAAGAAATTTTGATAATCTACGGAAGCGCTTAATTGTGGCAAACCGGTAGCTGTGGTTTCCCATTTTTGTTTTTCCGCAGCATCAATATCCTTAGCAGCGTTTATGGCTGTTCTATTGTTTTCAATGGCAAAATTAATAGCTTCCTCTAAACTAAAGGAATACGACTGTTCTTGTGAAAACATCGATATAGAAAGCAATAGACTAAATAATAGTATAAGACTTTGTTTCATTTTATGATTGATTGTTGTTTAAATATTCAGTTAAATGTTCTAGCCCTTTTGGGGTGCATATACCTCGTAAATGATATTCCAAATAGTTGTTCATTAAGGTGTGCATCGAAAAATTATTTAAAGGAAATAGTTCTTTATCCTTTAAAGACATCATACTGTTGAAATAGATTTTCGAAATGAACTCTTTATTAATGGTGTCTCGGTATAACCCCATTTGAACACCACGATCTAAGTTGCTAATCACACATTCACCCATAACGCAAGATTGTTTTTTCATTAAATCGGCGTAAATCTTCGGGTAGTACTTTTGAAGCTGAAATTGAGGTGATGATTTCTCATCTTTTAAATGCTTCATAACAAAACGCTTTATTTCGTAAAGTTCTTCAATCGGTGATTTGTCCTGCAGAATGATTTCATTAATACCTGTTTGTATGGTGTGATACATATACAAGGTAGTGGCTTCTACAAGATCGTTTTTGTTTTCGAAATATTGATAAAGTGTTTTTTTCGACATGCCAAGGGCATTGGCAAGTTCGTCCATCGTCACACTCTTAAACCCATAGTTTAAGAATAATTCTGCAGCTGTTTTTAAAATATCATCTTTCATAAGTAGCACAAAACTAAGCTAAGAAACTTTAAAAACAAAAAAAGTTTCCTCAGTTTTAACAGTTTTTTAATATTGCATTAAATTGGGTTGCATTAGTTAGGGCAATTACTTTATTTTTGTTCCATGCAAAACGTACTATTTTATCAAGACGCTGTAACGTCGTACTTAGAAGGGTTTACTAAAGAAAGAGAACCTGTTTCTTTATACAATCCGATAAATTATATTTTACAATTGGGAGGCAAGCGTTTGCGTCCGGTGTTAACATTAATGACTGCTGAAGCCTTTAATGTTGATTATAAAAAGGCTTTAGACGCAGCTTTGAGTATTGAGGTGTTTCATAACTTCTCTTTGGTACACGACGATATTATGGACGATGCGCCCTTAAGACGCGGACAAGAAACAGTACATGAAAAATGGGATGTAAACACCGGGATTTTATCGGGCGATGCGATGCTGATTATGGCTTATCAGTTGTTCGAGAATTACGAACCAACGGTGTTTCAGGCTTTGGCAAAATTGTTTAGCAAAACGGCACTTGAGGTTTGTGAAGGTCAGCAGTACGATGTCGATTTCGAGATTCGCGATGATGTAACGATTCCGGAGTATTTAAAAATGATTGAATACAAAACAGCTGTTTTGGTTGGAGCAGCCATGCAAATGGGAGCCATTGTGGCAAAAGCTTCAGAAGAAGATCAAAAAGGGATTTACGAATTTGGAAGAAACCTTGGAATTGCCTTCCAGTTGCAGGATGATTATTTAGATGCGTTTGGCGACCCTAAAACCTTTGGAAAACAGGTAGGAGGTGATATAATTGAGAACAAAAAAACGTATTTGTATATTAAAGCGGTAGAGTTTGCTTCCAAAGAGAACAAGTTAGAATTGCAGCATTTATTTAGTTTAAGTCCGAGTGATCCTTCAGATAAAATAGAAACAGCAAAAAACATATTTTTGTCGAGTGGAGCTGCTGAAGCAACGAGAGCTGAAATTGAAAATTATACCAATAAAGCGTTTGAAGTATTAGAAACTTTGAATATTTCTGAAAAGAATAAGGACATATTAAAAGCATTTGGTTCAAGTTTAATGAATAGAAACGTATAATGCAGTTGCCATCAACGTTTGAAGATTTAATATCTGAAGCTAACAATTTAGACTTGTATAGTAAATTAGTAGTGCAGTTAAATAAAGACTTTTTACTGGCGAATATCGATTTAGATTTTGATGAAGCTATTTTACCTTCCAGTTTAAAATTGATGTTGCACGAGACGATTTATAAACTCATTCAGGAAAAATTTGCTGATTATTTAAATTTGCTATACATCATTGATGTGTCTGAAAAACAAGTGAAAGAGCTTGATGGGAGTGATGTTTTAAAACTCTCTGAAGATGTTGCGTTTTTGGTATTAAAACGTGAATGGCAAAAGGTTTGGTTTAGACATAAATATCAATAACATAAAAAAACACCCTCTATATAGAGGGTGTTTTTTTATGTTTAATTGAAAACGAAAGATGTGTTAATATAAAAATTGCGTCCTTGTCTGGCTATATTATTCCAGTTGGCGTAGGTTGAATAGTAAGTATCTAAAATGTTTTCAACACCATATTTTAAAACCAGTTTGGTGCTTTTTAAATAATACATGTTTGCAAAGTTTAAATTCAGAACACCGTAAGAAGGTGTTTCATTTTCTCCATAAAAACTGCTGTAATTACTTTGGTTTCCGTTGGCTTCTAATTGTAAAGCCGTATTAAAGTGTGACGTTGTATAGGTTACTTCAGCTAAATAGGATAATGGTTTTATAAGCGGAAGCGGTTCCCCGTTACTTCCTGTTCCGTAGTTATAACCAATTGAAGAATTTACCGAAAACTGCTGACTCAACTGGTAACTTGTGTTTAGATATACATCGAAAATAGAAGCGTCATCTAAAGCTGTGTATAATTTTACGCCATTCGCACCAATGGTCATTGGGCTTAAGCTGGAATCGATTTCACCAATAATATAATCCTTAATAAGAAAATAGGAAGATTCTAAGCCTATTTTAAAATTATCGGTATGATAATTAGCTTTTATATTGGCTTCGAAAGCTTTTTCGTTTTTCATATTCGGATTTCCAATATAATCGAAATTGTCAAAACTATTATAAAGGAAAAACCCGTAACCTTCACTAACCGAAGGTGCACGCTCTCCATAACCTAAGCCAAAAGATAGATGATAATTTTTCTTGTGCAGATTGTAATTTGAAGCCACCGACGTTAAGAATCGGTTTTTAGAATTGGTTAAATCCGCATAGAAAATTTTTAAACTTTCAACGCCTTCATCTTTTGCAATAGTGTTATTGTGAAACCCGAAGCGAATAGATGTGTTTATCGATTCTGAATCATTTAAAGTGTAATTATCTTTAACAAATAAACCACTGTAACCTGTTCTAATGTCTGGCCAGGTATACATAAACATACTCGGTTGATTGGAGTCGTTCGGGTACATGGTCATTTCGGCTAAGGAGCGGTTGTAGAATCCGTTGATGTTGAAACTTAATTGATGTTTATTTTCAACTATTTTTAGTTTACTGTAAAAACCATAAGTATCACTCCATCCGGGCATATCCATACGAATGGGTACATCAGGACGTTTAGAGTCGTCCATAATATGAGTGATGGTGTTAAAATACAGTTTAGTTTCCCAAGATTTTATGTAGCTGAGGTTGCTCTTGTAATTATGCGATAACGATGTTATAAAAGCTTCGGCTAACGATACATCCATAGGTAGCGCTGGGTAGCCAATATCTGTGGCTTTGTCGTAAATAATATTAGCATCCAGACTGTGGTTGTCCGATAGTTTGTAGCCCGCTTGAGTCGACAGATTGTATTTTTCAAATTGTGAAAACAGAACTTCGGTATTATTTCCGGCGTCGTAATTATCAGATTTTCGGTAAATACCATCCGTATTTAGGTAAAACTTTTTGGTTGAATATTCCAGTTCTAAACCTCCGGTTTTGTAGTTGCCATTGGTTTCGTAGCCTAAATCGATACTTGACCTTAATCCCGAATGATTAAATTTAGATTTCGGTAATTGCAAATCGATAGCGCCACCAATATTATGACCATTTTCAGTGCCTTCCTGTCCTGAATGCACAGCTACTTGTTTCAGATTTGAGACATCTACATACGAAGTTATTGGATCCATTTTATCGGTGCATGCACCAAAAATCTGCATCCCGTCAATAGTTACATTCAGGCGTTCGCTTGTCATGTTATTTAAAGCCGGTTCCCAGGCGTAGTTACCACGTTTTATCATGGTTATTCTGTTCGATTTTTCTAAGTAATCGTCAATACTCGATAAGGTTTTTTCTTGACGGTAATTACTCAGGTCTTGGGTGCCAATAACTATAATTTCATTTAACAGCGTGGTATCTTTTTTTGTAATGACATGTGTTTCTTGTCCAAAGGACATACCACTGAAAATTATGCCCAAAATGAGAACAATATGTTTTTTCATTTTGTATCTATATTAAAGAACAGTATCGTATTAAAATATAACACGATACTGTTGCTAGAGTTTTAAAATTCTAATTCCAGATATAAACTACTCTGAGTATTTGTTTCGGTAACGTCTTCACCTTTTAAAATGATGTTTTCGGAATCAATCAATTTTAAGTTTAAAACCCAGTATCCTGTCATGGTTAACGATAAATTGGCGTGATACATATTATCAATGCTGTTGAATGA includes the following:
- a CDS encoding efflux RND transporter permease subunit translates to MSKNKKSIYKEFGFSSWAIDNKTTMYVLILVIFYLGVAAFFDMPRESFPEVNETKIYVSSVFPGNTAEDIEKLITDPLEDRLKTVSNVVEITSTSQEDYGMLMVEFDENISVEAAKQKVKDEIDQETSSEDWPTFNGAKVEPDVFELSLSEEMPILNINISGDYPIEKLKEYAEHLQDEIEDLAEIKKADIRGAQEKEVEVAVDIYKMMAAKVTFSDIINTINNGNMTMSAGNLKASGQRRTIRIIGEIEKPSELENFVVKSENGHAIYLKDVAVVKFKEEDKTTFAREFGAPVVMLDVKKRAGKNMVAASEQIQVIVKDAVENVFPADLKVTITNDQSEKTIGQVDDLVNNIIFGVLLVVTVLMFFLGFKNAIFVGFAIPMSMFMSIMILNGLGYSLNTMVLFGLIMGLGMLVDNGIVVVENVYRLMDEEGMSRMRAAKEGIGEIAFPIIISTATTVAAFIPLGLWPGIMGEFMMILPITLSVVLGSSLFVAIFFNSVMVSEFMTIEDKDMPLKRIIRMSIIMLVLGLIVVFTGGAYRGLGTLMIVTVGLLWIYRLFLRKAANHFQNHTLVKLERLYEKQLRWALSGKMPYIISIGTFSLLIISFIAFGMSLKAQRTKVEFFPDNRPNQIIVYIEYPQGTAIEKTNAITKEIENRVYKVLDDNQYKDGDYNFLVESAVSQVGEGAGNPQTDGGSAAEMPHKAKITASMREYKYRRGADSELLRQKVQESLVGVYPGVLISVEKDAKGPPAGAPINIEIEGDDYNELIATAENMRQFINGKNIPGIDELKIDVNKDKPSMKVTIDRKKAGELGISAAQIGQQLRNSIFGSKAGIYKEDGDDYDIYVRFNEANRYNTSALFNQNITFRTNTGQLKEIPLSAVASHENTSGFSAIKHIDTKRVVTVYSALSPGFTDAGAIVAQIQNEMKSYEGLPNGIKIDYTGQIEEQNKQMKFLVGAFFTGLGLIFFILIFQFNSVSKPAIIMLAIFLSFIGVFGGLVITAKPFVIMMTMVGIISLAGIVVNNGVVLLDYAQLLIDRRKHDLDIDRKEYLGTEDLYESIVKAGKARLRPVLLTAITTILGLVPLAIGLNINFFTLFGELDPNIYIGGDNVVFWGPLAWTVIYGLFIATFLTLIVVPVLFFLSMKLKMWYRSKMRS
- a CDS encoding efflux RND transporter periplasmic adaptor subunit; the encoded protein is MKQIYSLFIVSILLVSCGGEKKRNSVEKVLESNNLTTIRAKRAELVNDQETINSKIKLLDEAISKLDTVKHVPLITAFKAETEVFNHTLEIQGNVTTKNLLVITPEYNGILTNVYVKEGQKVSKGQLLAKIDDGGLSQQLAQLKIQADLAKTTFERQMRLWEQNIGSEIQYLQAKSTYESQEEAVSQLEQQIAKTTVRAPFSGTIDDVITEQGSVVAAGQTQLMRLVNLDDMYIETDIPERYIADVTKGKNVIVDFPILGTTIETKVRQAGDYINPNNRTFKVEVGIPNKDKSIKPNLTARLKINDYTNENALLIPQSIISENANGEQYVYVISDKNDKNIGVANRVIITTGKTQGDVIEVLSGIENGTEIVQEGARSVKDGQTVEIINY
- a CDS encoding TolC family protein gives rise to the protein MKQSLILLFSLLLSISMFSQEQSYSFSLEEAINFAIENNRTAINAAKDIDAAEKQKWETTATGLPQLSASVDYQNFLKQQVSLIPAEAFGGNPGEFEEVVFGTKQNMTATATITQKIFDGSYIVGLQSAKVYLDISKNAKQKTDLEIRKAVINAYGNVLLAEESLILLNKDRKILEDNVNDTSKMFENGLEEEESVEQLQITLSGLMSNLNKTERLKVLAYQMLNITLGIDINAKTTLSDKLEMLTAQNISLSLLSTEENVENNIDYKIAENSKVSQELLLKLEKSKAMPTLNAFLNGGYSGFSNSFNFLSKDQEWFGTSLFGVSLNIPIFSSLGRTAATARVKIDLEKAENDLKETEQQLKLQIASAKSEYQFAIEDYENKKLNLNLAERIESKNQTKFFEGIGSSFDLRQAQTQLYNAQQEFLQAMLDVINTKAELETILNTVQIN
- a CDS encoding TetR/AcrR family transcriptional regulator — its product is MKDDILKTAAELFLNYGFKSVTMDELANALGMSKKTLYQYFENKNDLVEATTLYMYHTIQTGINEIILQDKSPIEELYEIKRFVMKHLKDEKSSPQFQLQKYYPKIYADLMKKQSCVMGECVISNLDRGVQMGLYRDTINKEFISKIYFNSMMSLKDKELFPLNNFSMHTLMNNYLEYHLRGICTPKGLEHLTEYLNNNQS
- a CDS encoding polyprenyl synthetase family protein, whose product is MQNVLFYQDAVTSYLEGFTKEREPVSLYNPINYILQLGGKRLRPVLTLMTAEAFNVDYKKALDAALSIEVFHNFSLVHDDIMDDAPLRRGQETVHEKWDVNTGILSGDAMLIMAYQLFENYEPTVFQALAKLFSKTALEVCEGQQYDVDFEIRDDVTIPEYLKMIEYKTAVLVGAAMQMGAIVAKASEEDQKGIYEFGRNLGIAFQLQDDYLDAFGDPKTFGKQVGGDIIENKKTYLYIKAVEFASKENKLELQHLFSLSPSDPSDKIETAKNIFLSSGAAEATRAEIENYTNKAFEVLETLNISEKNKDILKAFGSSLMNRNV
- a CDS encoding TonB-dependent receptor plug domain-containing protein, whose translation is MKKHIVLILGIIFSGMSFGQETHVITKKDTTLLNEIIVIGTQDLSNYRQEKTLSSIDDYLEKSNRITMIKRGNYAWEPALNNMTSERLNVTIDGMQIFGACTDKMDPITSYVDVSNLKQVAVHSGQEGTENGHNIGGAIDLQLPKSKFNHSGLRSSIDLGYETNGNYKTGGLELEYSTKKFYLNTDGIYRKSDNYDAGNNTEVLFSQFEKYNLSTQAGYKLSDNHSLDANIIYDKATDIGYPALPMDVSLAEAFITSLSHNYKSNLSYIKSWETKLYFNTITHIMDDSKRPDVPIRMDMPGWSDTYGFYSKLKIVENKHQLSFNINGFYNRSLAEMTMYPNDSNQPSMFMYTWPDIRTGYSGLFVKDNYTLNDSESINTSIRFGFHNNTIAKDEGVESLKIFYADLTNSKNRFLTSVASNYNLHKKNYHLSFGLGYGERAPSVSEGYGFFLYNSFDNFDYIGNPNMKNEKAFEANIKANYHTDNFKIGLESSYFLIKDYIIGEIDSSLSPMTIGANGVKLYTALDDASIFDVYLNTSYQLSQQFSVNSSIGYNYGTGSNGEPLPLIKPLSYLAEVTYTTSHFNTALQLEANGNQSNYSSFYGENETPSYGVLNLNFANMYYLKSTKLVLKYGVENILDTYYSTYANWNNIARQGRNFYINTSFVFN